Below is a window of Defluviimonas sp. SAOS-178_SWC DNA.
GTCGCCCCCTTCGGGTTACCGCGCCGGATGACGAACTGGAAATCGGTGCCGGGAAGACGGCCGGGAAAACCGCGATGTTTCAGCATGTTGCACCCTCCCGAGTCAAGGGGCGCAGCAGATCCGGGTTCCGGCGCGGGGCCGGAACCCGGCGGGCAGCGTCAGCCGCCGTACTTGCCGGTGAACACAGGCTCGGCCGAGACCGGCTGTTCTGCGTAGACCACTTCCTTTTCCTTGGCGGCGCAAGCCGCGAGGAATGCAACGACGACACAAGCGAAAATCGCCTTACTGGACATGTCTTTCTCCTGCTCACTGTGGCGGACGCGCGGTTGGCCGCGTTCTCCCGCCGGTCTGTTCCGTCATGAGCCGCGCCATCGCGGCCTGATGCGATCATAGTCGAAGCGGGTTCGTAGGCACATGGTGCGCATGCCAAGGCCGAAAGCTGTGGCGGGGCGGCATCACAAGGGCCGGGCACGACCTGGAAACCCGCAAGATGTTGAGGCTTCATCAGAAAGGCTCCCAGACGCAGTGACCGTCTTCGATGCTGTAGGCCTCGAAGAACTGGGTGGCATCGGGGGCCGCCTCGCCGAACAGCACCGCGCGGTCGGAGAGCGAAATGACGATCTGCGCCGGTGCCGGGCCGGTCGAGGGCAGGCGCGGCAGCGCGTAGGTGTCGCAAAGCCAGAGCATGTCTGCCTGCGCCGCCTCGGCATCGACGCTGCCGCCCACCTTCGTGATGCCGGGGGCGACAAAGCGGAAGCGCACGGCGAGCCCCTCGGTTCCGGGCGCCGACTGCACGGTTTCGAGAAAGCTGATCTCCTGCCCCGACGGCGGCACGATCCCGGCCGGCGCCACCGGCGCCTGCTCTTCCGTTCCTCCCAGCGCAAACCATAGCATGATGAGTAAAACCACTCCTCCCAAAGCCCCGACGACCCGGATCATGTGCCGCCCGCATCGCGCGGCGGCTCCGCCCGCAATGCCCTCCAATGGCCAGCTACATGCCCCATCTCACCCTCCCCGAACGACCATCAAAGGGGGATGTTGTCGTGCTTCTTCCACGGATTGGAAAGCTTCTTCATCCGCAGGGACGCGAAGGCGCGGGCCACCCGCTTCCGGGTCGAATGCGGCATGATCACCTCGTCGATGAAGCCCTTCTCGGCGGCGACGAAGGGATTGGCGAAGCGATCCTCGTAATTCTTCGTGCGCCCCGCGATCTTCTCCCTGTCGGCAAGTTCGCTGCGATAAAGGATCTCGACCGCCCCCTTGGCGCCCATCACCGCGATCTCGGCGGTGGGCCAGGCATAGTTGAAGTCCCCGCGCAGGTGCTTGGATGCCATGACGTCATAGGCGCCGCCATAGGCCTTGCGGGTGATGACCGTGACCTTCGGCACCGTCGCCTCGCCATAGGCAAAGAGAAGCTTCGCGCCGTGCTTGATGACGCCGCCATATTCCTGCCCCGTCCCCGGCAGGAAGCCCGGCACGTCGACAAAGGTC
It encodes the following:
- a CDS encoding DUF6497 family protein, yielding MLWFALGGTEEQAPVAPAGIVPPSGQEISFLETVQSAPGTEGLAVRFRFVAPGITKVGGSVDAEAAQADMLWLCDTYALPRLPSTGPAPAQIVISLSDRAVLFGEAAPDATQFFEAYSIEDGHCVWEPF